One region of Danio rerio strain Tuebingen ecotype United States chromosome 5, GRCz12tu, whole genome shotgun sequence genomic DNA includes:
- the enc1 gene encoding ectoderm-neural cortex protein 1 codes for MKMSVCVHENRKSRASTGSMNIFLFHKSSYADSVLMHLNALRQQRLFTDVLLHAGSRSFPCHRAVLAACSRYFEAMFSGGLRESQDSEVDFRDSIHPEVLELLLDYAYSSRVIINEENAESLLEAGDMLEFQDIRDACAEFLEKNLHPSNCLGMLLLSDAHQCTQLFQLSWSMCLSNFPAICKTEEFLQLPKDMLVQLLAHEELETEDERLVYESALNWVNYDLERRHCHLPELLRTVRLALLPAIFLMENVSTEELIIAQAKSKELVDEAIRCKLRILQNDGVVNSPCARPRKTSHALFLLGGPTFMCDKLYLVDQKAKEIIPKADIPSPRKEFSACAIGCKVYVTGGRGSENGVSKDVWVYDTLHEEWSKAAPMLIARFGHGSAELRHCLYVVGGHTAATGCLPASPSVSLKQVEQFDPVANKWSMVAPLREGVSNAAVVSVKLKLFAFGGTSVAHDKLPKVQCYDPSENRWTVPASCPQPWRYTAAAVLGNQIFVMGGDTEFSACSAYKFSSETYQWTKVGDVTAKRMSCQAVASGNKLYVVGGYFGTQRCKTLDCYDPTLDAWNSITTVPYSLIPTAFVSTWKHLPA; via the exons ATGAAAATGTCTGTCTGTGTCCACGAGAACCGCAAGTCTCGTGCCAGTACAGGGTCAATGAACATCTTCCTGTTCCACAAGTCTTCGTACGCTGACAGTGTGCTAATGCACCTGAATGCCCTTCGTCAGCAGAGACTGTTCACCGATGTCCTGCTCCATGCGGGAAGCCGCTCTTTCCCCTGCCACAGGGCTGTGCTGGCCGCCTGCAGCCGCTACTTTGAAGCAATGTTTAGCGGAGGCCTGAGAGAGAGTCAGGACAGTGAGGTGGACTTCAGAGACTCCATTCATCCTGAG GTTTTGGAGCTACTTCTGGACTATGCCTACTCGTCAAGAGTGATAATAAATGAGGAGAATGCAGAGTCTCTGCTTGAGGCCGGTGACATGCTGGAGTTTCAGGACATCCGCGATGCCTGTGCCGAGTTCCTAGAGAAGAACCTTCACCCATCTAACTGCCTGGGCATGCTGCTGCTCTCAGATGCTCACCAGTGCACCCAGTTGTTCCAGCTGTCCTGGAGCATGTGCCTCAGCAACTTCCCTGCTATCTGCAAAACTGAGGAGTTTCTCCAGCTGCCCAAGGACATGCTGGTGCAACTTCTGGCACATGAAGAACTCGAAACAGAGGACGAGCGGCTAGTCTACGAGTCGGCGCTCAATTGGGTGAACTACGACCTTGAGAGGAGGCACTGTCACCTTCCGGAGTTGCTCCGTACTGTGCGTTTGGCGCTCCTGCCTGCCATCTTCCTCATGGAAAATGTCTCAACGGAAGAGCTCATCATCGCACAGGCTAAAAGCAAAGAGCTGGTGGACGAGGCCATCCGATGCAAACTGCGCATCTTGCAAAATGACGGTGTTGTCAACAGTCCTTGTGCCCGGCCCCGCAAGACCAGTCATGCCCTTTTCCTGCTGGGCGGCCCCACATTTATGTGTGACAAGCTCTACCTGGTGGACCAGAAGGCCAAAGAGATCATTCCAAAGGCTGACATCCCCAGCCCACGCAAAGAGTTCAGCGCCTGCGCCATTGGCTGCAAAGTATACGTGACAGGTGGCCGAGGCTCTGAGAACGGTGTGTCCAAGGACGTTTGGGTGTACGATACATTACACGAGGAATGGTCCAAGGCAGCTCCGATGTTGATAGCTCGTTTCGGTCATGGCTCGGCAGAATTACGCCACTGCCTGTATGTCGTCGGAGGTCATACAGCTGCCACTGGCTGTCTGCCTGCATCACCATCTGTGTCCTTGAAGCAGGTAGAGCAGTTTGACCCAGTTGCTAACAAGTGGAGCATGGTGGCACCCTTGCGAGAAGGAGTCAGTAATGCAGCTGTCGTCAGCGTAAAGCTCAAGTTGTTTGCGTTTGGAGGGACAAGTGTGGCCCATGACAAGCTGCCCAAAGTTCAGTGCTATGATCCCTCAGAAAATCGCTGGACGGTCCCAGCGTCCTGTCCGCAGCCGTGGCGATACACTGCAGCAGCTGTTCTAGGCAACCAGATCTTTGTAATGGGTGGTGACACCGAATTCTCAGCTTGTTCTGCCTACAAATTCAGCAGTGAGACTTATCAGTGGACTAAAGTCGGAGATGTTACAGCGAAACGAATGAGCTGCCAGGCTGTGGCCTCTGGAAACAAACTTTATGTGGTGGGTGGCTACTTTGGTACACAGCGCTGCAAAACCCTGGACTGTTACGATCCCACGCTGGATGCATGGAACAGCATCACTACGGTACCTTATTCCTTAATTCCTACTGCCTTCGTCAGCACCTGGAAGCACCTCCCAGCCTGA